A stretch of Geomonas oryzisoli DNA encodes these proteins:
- the sucC gene encoding ADP-forming succinate--CoA ligase subunit beta — protein sequence MNVHEYQAKAILRKFGVPVPDGHVCYNGASAREWAKRLGEGPWVVKAQIHAGGRGKGGGVKLARTSSEVQMIARDMLGMTLRTHQTGPEGKVVHRVLVENGCNIANELYVSLLVDRGSSRVTVMASTEGGMDIEEVAANTPEKIITEAVDPLVGLTPFQCRKIAFSLGLKGKLTNKAVKVLSNLYTTFIACDCSLLEINPLVVTAEGDLLALDAKFGFDDNALFRHLQIGDMRDFDEEDPNEIEASQHDLSYISLNGNIGCLVNGAGLAMATMDIIKHYGGDPANFLDVGGGATIERVTEAFKIILSDKNVKGILVNIFGGIMKCDVIATGVIEAARQVGIQVPLVVRLEGTNVELGKKLLAESGLNIVAADGMADGAQKIVAAVAAAA from the coding sequence ATGAACGTCCACGAGTACCAGGCCAAAGCGATTTTGAGGAAGTTCGGCGTGCCGGTTCCCGACGGCCACGTCTGCTACAACGGCGCGAGCGCGAGGGAATGGGCCAAACGTTTGGGCGAGGGGCCCTGGGTGGTGAAGGCCCAGATCCACGCCGGCGGGCGCGGCAAGGGGGGCGGCGTCAAGCTGGCGCGCACCTCCAGCGAGGTGCAGATGATCGCCCGCGACATGCTGGGGATGACTTTGAGGACGCACCAGACCGGGCCGGAAGGGAAGGTGGTGCACCGGGTGCTCGTTGAGAACGGCTGCAACATCGCCAACGAGCTCTACGTGAGCCTGCTGGTGGACCGCGGCAGCTCCCGCGTCACCGTGATGGCCTCCACCGAGGGAGGCATGGACATCGAGGAAGTGGCGGCCAACACTCCGGAGAAGATCATCACGGAGGCGGTTGATCCCCTGGTCGGGCTCACCCCGTTCCAGTGCCGCAAGATCGCCTTCAGCCTGGGACTCAAGGGAAAGCTGACCAACAAGGCCGTGAAGGTACTTTCCAACCTCTACACCACCTTCATCGCGTGCGACTGTTCGCTGCTCGAGATCAACCCGCTGGTGGTGACCGCCGAAGGGGACCTGCTCGCGCTGGACGCCAAGTTCGGCTTCGACGACAACGCGCTGTTCCGTCACCTGCAGATCGGCGACATGCGCGACTTCGACGAGGAGGATCCCAACGAGATCGAGGCCAGCCAGCACGACCTCTCCTACATCTCGCTCAACGGCAACATCGGCTGCCTGGTGAACGGCGCCGGCCTTGCCATGGCCACCATGGACATCATCAAGCACTACGGCGGCGACCCGGCCAACTTCCTGGACGTCGGCGGCGGGGCCACCATCGAGCGCGTCACCGAGGCCTTCAAGATCATCCTCTCCGACAAGAACGTGAAGGGGATCCTGGTCAACATCTTCGGCGGCATCATGAAGTGCGACGTGATCGCCACCGGGGTTATCGAGGCCGCGCGCCAGGTCGGCATCCAGGTGCCGCTGGTGGTGCGCCTGGAGGGGACCAACGTGGAGCTGGGCAAGAAGCTTCTGGCCGAAAGCGGCCTCAACATAGTAGCCGCCGACGGCATGGCCGACGGGGCGCAGAAAATAGTGGCCGCCGTCGCGGCTGCCGCCTAG
- a CDS encoding M28 family peptidase, translating to MSALTAATVSRERIEGHLKALEGVRHPVTAPAALQRACCYVEDTLRGLGYAVDLHPFEDGGSEYHNVVATRLGTRLPDKRVLVIAHYDTVSVSPGADDNASGVALMLELATICREWRPELTLHFIGVNLEENSEEGVRGTGLRGSRALARFAVQQGWDIEAVLVLESVAYAGASLRQSVPAGLPFQVPQTGDFLAVIGNEHSRGVVGRFVLVVQDFGIALPVVPLVVPGNGEAVPDTRRSDHAPFWDAGYPAIMLTDTTNFRNPHYHEPSDTLETLNLAFAARVCHATAAFLLGLACGEGPVPS from the coding sequence ATGAGCGCGCTGACGGCGGCGACCGTTTCCAGGGAGCGGATCGAGGGGCACCTGAAAGCCCTGGAGGGGGTAAGACATCCGGTGACGGCACCAGCCGCCCTGCAGCGTGCCTGCTGCTACGTCGAGGATACCCTGCGCGGCCTGGGCTACGCGGTCGACCTGCACCCCTTCGAGGACGGCGGCAGCGAGTACCACAACGTGGTCGCCACGAGGCTCGGGACCCGCCTCCCCGACAAGAGGGTCCTGGTGATCGCCCACTACGACACCGTTTCCGTTTCCCCCGGGGCGGACGACAACGCAAGCGGCGTGGCGCTGATGCTGGAACTGGCGACGATTTGCAGGGAGTGGCGTCCGGAGCTTACGCTTCATTTTATCGGGGTCAACCTGGAGGAAAACTCCGAAGAGGGGGTGCGGGGGACCGGGCTTCGAGGGAGCCGGGCCCTGGCCCGCTTCGCCGTGCAGCAAGGGTGGGATATCGAGGCCGTGCTGGTGCTCGAGTCGGTGGCCTATGCGGGGGCGTCGCTGCGCCAGAGTGTGCCTGCCGGACTGCCGTTCCAGGTGCCGCAGACCGGGGATTTCCTCGCCGTGATCGGGAACGAACATTCCCGGGGGGTGGTGGGGCGATTCGTGCTGGTGGTGCAGGACTTCGGCATCGCTCTTCCGGTGGTGCCCCTGGTGGTGCCCGGCAACGGCGAGGCGGTCCCGGACACCCGGCGCTCGGACCACGCTCCCTTCTGGGATGCCGGCTACCCAGCGATCATGCTGACCGATACCACCAATTTCCGCAACCCCCACTACCATGAACCCAGCGACACCCTGGAGACCCTGAACCTCGCCTTCGCGGCCCGCGTCTGCCACGCTACGGCTGCGTTTCTGCTGGGCCTGGCCTGCGGTGAAGGCCCAGTTCCAAGCTGA
- a CDS encoding peptidylprolyl isomerase, with amino-acid sequence MSALKNLIPAAVAALALCVLPGCSEKGPSGAPVVKVNGTTITKPELDRAVKTLLAQNRVNQTLPPDQMKKATDAALEQLTSAELLYQEGKKLAIKDLDQLVEQRYQKNRAAFPTKEEYDKALQAVGMTEAEVRDSMRKEIVVNYFVDQQFSAKATCSDDEARKFYDDNKAKLFQKGERLRASHILVSVDQKGSAEEKKKARDKAEALLKRVQKGEDFAAVAKAESTCPSRTKGGELGVFGKGQMTPPFEKAAYALKTGEISKVVETEFGYHIIKLQERIAPSTDRFEDVKFQIVQYLKMEQTRKAVAAFLTEVRRKAKIEKV; translated from the coding sequence ATGTCTGCATTGAAGAATTTGATCCCGGCGGCAGTGGCCGCCCTGGCCCTGTGCGTGCTTCCGGGGTGTTCGGAAAAGGGGCCCAGCGGCGCGCCGGTAGTCAAGGTGAACGGGACCACCATCACCAAGCCGGAGCTGGACCGTGCCGTGAAGACCCTCCTGGCGCAAAACCGGGTCAACCAGACCCTGCCGCCTGACCAGATGAAGAAGGCGACGGACGCAGCCCTGGAGCAGCTCACCTCGGCGGAGCTTCTCTACCAGGAGGGGAAGAAACTGGCCATTAAGGACCTGGATCAACTGGTCGAGCAGAGGTACCAGAAAAACCGGGCCGCCTTCCCGACCAAGGAAGAGTACGACAAGGCGCTCCAGGCAGTCGGCATGACCGAGGCCGAGGTGCGCGACTCGATGCGCAAGGAGATCGTGGTCAACTACTTCGTGGACCAGCAGTTCTCGGCCAAGGCGACCTGCTCGGACGACGAAGCCCGCAAATTCTACGACGACAACAAGGCGAAACTGTTCCAAAAGGGTGAGCGCCTGCGGGCCAGCCACATCCTGGTGAGCGTGGACCAGAAGGGGAGCGCCGAGGAAAAGAAAAAGGCACGCGACAAGGCGGAAGCGCTGTTGAAAAGGGTGCAAAAAGGGGAGGATTTCGCCGCGGTGGCCAAGGCCGAGTCGACCTGCCCCAGCCGCACCAAGGGCGGGGAACTGGGCGTCTTCGGCAAGGGGCAGATGACTCCCCCCTTTGAGAAGGCAGCCTACGCCCTGAAAACCGGGGAGATCAGCAAGGTGGTGGAGACGGAGTTCGGCTATCACATCATCAAGCTGCAGGAGCGGATCGCCCCCTCCACCGACCGGTTCGAGGACGTGAAGTTCCAGATCGTGCAGTACCTGAAGATGGAGCAGACCCGTAAGGCGGTGGCGGCCTTCCTCACCGAGGTACGCCGCAAGGCGAAGATCGAGAAGGTCTAG
- the sucD gene encoding succinate--CoA ligase subunit alpha — protein sequence MSILIGKETKVITQGITGATGLFHAQGAREYGTQMVGGVTPGKGGTVIDGFPVYDTVAEAVYQTGATASVIYVPPPFAADSIMEAVDAGVELVCCITEGIPVLDMVKVKQYLVGKKTRLVGPNCPGVITPGECKIGIMPGYIHKPGKIGVVSRSGTLTYEAVWQLTCIGLGQSTCVGIGGDPVNGTSHIDCLRLFEEDPDTEAVIMIGEIGGSAEEEAARFVKENMTKPVAAYIAGVTAPPGKRMGHAGAIISGGKGTATEKVAVLKECGISVAATPAEMAQALLKVYKP from the coding sequence ATGAGCATATTGATCGGCAAGGAGACCAAGGTCATCACGCAGGGGATCACCGGCGCGACCGGCCTGTTCCACGCGCAGGGCGCCCGCGAGTACGGCACGCAGATGGTGGGAGGGGTGACCCCCGGCAAGGGGGGGACCGTGATCGACGGCTTCCCGGTGTACGACACGGTCGCCGAGGCCGTGTACCAGACAGGCGCCACCGCGAGCGTCATCTACGTCCCGCCGCCGTTTGCCGCGGACTCGATCATGGAGGCGGTGGATGCGGGCGTGGAGCTAGTCTGCTGCATCACCGAGGGGATCCCGGTCCTCGACATGGTGAAGGTGAAGCAGTACCTGGTGGGCAAGAAAACCCGGCTGGTCGGTCCCAACTGCCCCGGCGTGATCACCCCCGGCGAGTGCAAGATCGGCATCATGCCCGGCTACATCCACAAGCCGGGCAAGATCGGCGTCGTTTCCCGCTCCGGCACGCTCACCTACGAGGCGGTCTGGCAGCTGACCTGCATCGGCCTCGGGCAGTCCACCTGCGTCGGGATCGGCGGCGACCCGGTGAACGGCACCAGCCACATCGACTGCCTCAGGCTCTTCGAGGAGGACCCGGATACCGAGGCGGTGATCATGATCGGCGAGATCGGCGGCAGCGCCGAGGAGGAGGCCGCCCGCTTCGTCAAGGAGAACATGACCAAGCCGGTGGCGGCCTACATCGCCGGGGTCACCGCTCCCCCGGGGAAGAGGATGGGACATGCCGGCGCCATCATCTCCGGCGGCAAGGGAACCGCGACCGAGAAGGTGGCGGTCCTCAAGGAGTGCGGCATCAGCGTCGCGGCCACCCCCGCCGAGATGGCGCAGGCGCTGCTCAAGGTCTACAAACCGTAA
- a CDS encoding CHAD domain-containing protein, with protein sequence MTTPADHTDSLQLRPVHLWFAASHLLAVLRKDIFAHWRGALRGFDLDEVHDLRVSSRRLREGLALFAPLLSQKKVTLLSRRVKKLTTLLGELRNIDEALLFFSGLEEQERERCRTEADQLQQSLSKEREAAQTEVAGALAQFQAGKLKKQLAGLSEQLNPFRKRAAGGIDPFTEVGIFAEGALAERIALVRELFPAALREEDTVAQHRLRIAFKKLRYRLEILAPLLEDHGEKLRRLLKRYQDLLGKLHDLDVFKEMVQERVAPGTGRDELLQLLAARRNDLFADFARTHREQPIEPLTAKISLELGLHRRPGPAETQP encoded by the coding sequence ATGACTACTCCAGCCGATCACACCGACTCTTTGCAACTCCGCCCGGTGCACCTGTGGTTTGCCGCCTCCCACCTGCTTGCCGTGCTCCGCAAGGATATCTTCGCCCACTGGCGCGGCGCGCTGCGGGGGTTCGACCTGGACGAGGTGCACGACCTGCGGGTATCCTCGCGCCGTCTGCGTGAAGGACTTGCCCTCTTTGCCCCCCTCCTGTCGCAGAAAAAGGTGACACTGCTGTCGCGCCGGGTGAAAAAGCTCACCACCCTGCTGGGAGAGTTGCGCAACATCGACGAAGCCCTGCTCTTCTTCTCAGGGCTGGAGGAACAAGAAAGGGAGCGCTGCCGCACCGAGGCCGATCAACTGCAGCAATCGCTGTCGAAGGAGCGGGAGGCGGCCCAAACGGAAGTGGCAGGGGCCCTGGCGCAGTTCCAGGCGGGGAAATTGAAGAAACAATTGGCGGGGTTGTCGGAGCAGTTGAACCCGTTCAGAAAACGTGCAGCAGGTGGGATCGACCCCTTCACAGAGGTCGGCATCTTTGCCGAAGGTGCGTTGGCCGAGCGGATCGCCCTGGTGAGGGAACTTTTCCCGGCAGCGCTGCGCGAGGAAGACACGGTGGCACAGCACAGGCTGCGCATCGCGTTCAAGAAGCTGCGTTACCGGCTGGAGATCCTGGCACCGCTTCTGGAGGACCATGGCGAAAAACTGCGCCGGCTCCTCAAGCGCTACCAGGACCTCTTGGGGAAACTGCACGACCTCGACGTTTTCAAGGAGATGGTGCAGGAGCGGGTAGCGCCGGGAACGGGACGGGACGAGCTGCTGCAGCTACTGGCCGCCCGCCGCAACGACCTCTTCGCCGACTTCGCCCGGACCCACCGGGAGCAGCCGATCGAGCCGCTGACGGCGAAGATCAGCTTGGAACTGGGCCTTCACCGCAGGCCAGGCCCAGCAGAAACGCAGCCGTAG
- a CDS encoding DUF6290 family protein, with product MKKKENPRYHVLSVRVSREERETIEKISKEVNMKVSDLMREALQDMVPWQSAP from the coding sequence ATGAAAAAGAAAGAAAACCCACGTTACCACGTGCTCTCGGTGCGGGTGAGCCGCGAGGAGCGCGAGACCATCGAGAAGATTTCCAAGGAAGTGAACATGAAGGTGTCCGACCTGATGCGGGAGGCCCTGCAGGACATGGTCCCCTGGCAGAGCGCGCCGTAG
- a CDS encoding sigma-54-dependent transcriptional regulator encodes MSKNRILVVDDEKLISWSLAASLKKDGYEVDTAASGAEAIQKYESFKPDLVMLDICLPDTSGLELLKRFKASNEDLYVIMITAYANADSAVQALQDGAEDYFGKPFNLEAVKHVVERAFEKRRLKKEVDYFRNELRRKSDQEKMVGNSPKMIEVFKMIKICADADAKTVLITGESGTGKELVAKAIHYHSARADAPFIEVNCASIPENLLENELFGHEKGAYTDASRRQKGVFELAEGGSVFLDEIGDMPYQMQAKILKATETKRFRRLGGQEDVEANVRIITATHQDLPRMVKEGKFRGDLFFRLNVMNICLPKLRERKEDIESLVQYFIDTLNEEYGRSVTHASPETLEYLTRYDWPGNVRELRNCVERLMMLEQGKVLTPEFLSPEIKQSRVTAAEPDAPGVISTDFAGEHIVLPSTGISLEELEKMLIQLALKKSGGNQSKAAKFLKTSRDTLRYRMKKFGLSDSGKEGESECFDTPVAGGSTPQPSADSLRWA; translated from the coding sequence ATGAGTAAAAACAGGATCTTGGTCGTCGATGACGAAAAGCTGATCTCCTGGTCCCTCGCAGCCAGCCTTAAAAAGGACGGTTACGAGGTCGACACGGCGGCTTCCGGTGCAGAGGCCATCCAGAAATACGAGAGCTTTAAACCGGACCTGGTCATGCTGGACATCTGTCTTCCCGACACCAGCGGCCTGGAGCTCCTGAAGCGGTTCAAGGCAAGCAACGAAGACCTTTACGTCATCATGATCACCGCCTACGCCAACGCGGACTCAGCCGTTCAGGCGCTGCAGGATGGCGCTGAGGATTATTTCGGCAAGCCGTTCAACCTCGAGGCGGTCAAACACGTGGTCGAGCGGGCCTTCGAGAAACGGCGCCTCAAGAAGGAAGTCGACTACTTCAGAAACGAGCTGCGCAGGAAGTCCGATCAGGAGAAGATGGTGGGCAACAGCCCCAAGATGATCGAGGTCTTCAAGATGATCAAGATCTGCGCCGACGCCGACGCGAAGACCGTGCTGATCACCGGCGAGAGCGGCACCGGCAAGGAGCTGGTAGCCAAGGCGATCCACTACCACAGCGCCCGGGCCGACGCCCCGTTCATCGAGGTGAACTGCGCCTCCATCCCGGAGAACCTCCTGGAAAACGAGCTCTTCGGCCACGAAAAGGGGGCCTATACCGACGCGTCGCGGCGCCAGAAGGGGGTCTTCGAACTTGCGGAGGGGGGATCGGTGTTCCTGGACGAGATCGGGGACATGCCGTACCAGATGCAGGCCAAGATCCTCAAAGCGACCGAAACCAAGCGTTTCAGGAGGCTGGGTGGCCAGGAAGACGTCGAGGCCAACGTGAGGATCATCACGGCGACCCACCAGGATCTCCCCAGAATGGTAAAGGAAGGGAAGTTCCGCGGCGACCTCTTCTTCAGGCTCAACGTGATGAACATCTGCCTCCCCAAGCTCAGGGAACGCAAGGAAGACATCGAGTCCCTGGTGCAGTACTTCATCGATACGCTCAATGAGGAATACGGCAGAAGCGTCACCCACGCGTCGCCCGAAACCCTCGAATACCTGACCAGGTACGACTGGCCCGGCAACGTCCGCGAGTTGCGCAACTGCGTGGAGCGGCTCATGATGCTGGAACAGGGGAAGGTCCTGACCCCGGAGTTCCTGAGCCCCGAAATCAAGCAGAGCAGGGTCACAGCGGCGGAACCGGACGCACCGGGAGTGATCAGCACCGATTTCGCAGGCGAGCACATCGTGCTCCCCTCCACCGGCATCTCCCTGGAGGAACTGGAAAAGATGCTGATACAGCTTGCCCTGAAGAAATCCGGGGGGAACCAGTCCAAGGCGGCCAAATTCCTGAAAACCAGCAGGGACACCCTGCGTTACCGGATGAAGAAGTTCGGGCTCTCCGATTCGGGAAAGGAAGGGGAGAGCGAGTGTTTCGACACGCCGGTTGCCGGCGGCAGCACGCCCCAGCCCTCCGCAGACAGCCTGAGGTGGGCCTGA
- the nifJ gene encoding pyruvate:ferredoxin (flavodoxin) oxidoreductase — protein MSRKMVTIDGNTAAAHVAHATNEVIAIYPITPSSVMGEISDAKSAAGEKNIWGTVPLVSELQSEGGAAGAVHGALQAGALTTTFTASQGLLLMIPNMYKIAGELTSTVFHVSARAIATQALSIFGDHSDVMSCRATGWAMLCSNNVQEVMDFALIAQAATLRSRIPFLHFFDGFRTSHEVQKVEALSYDDMRAMIDNELVNAHRARCLTPDRPVLRGSAQNPDVYFQGRETVNRFYPATIDIVEKEMEKFAALTGRRYGVVEYAGAPDAERVIVIMGSGADTVQETVATLNARGEKVGVVKIHLYRPFPLKAFVQALPASVRRIAVLDRTKEPGALGEPLYLDVRTAIGEGMAAGMSNFVGYPVIVGGRYGLGSKEFTPAMVKAVFDNLNEAQPKSNFVVGINDDVTGASLDYDSSFRTAMEGTYEAMFFGLGSDGTVGANKNSIKIIGEATDNYAQAYFVYDSKKAGTITTSHLRFGKKPINAPYLIDNADFVACHNFTFLEKYDMLGKAKPGATFLLCSPFDHGEVWEKMPVEVQKQIIDKKLKVYTINAIKLAEELGLGARINVIMQTAFFKISGIIELSSAIAEIKGAIKKSYGKAGEKVVAMNNAAVDQALLNIHEVAVPAAASSAITMPPPVGAGAPHFVKEVTGRIIAGFGDDLPVSALPIDGTFPTATSQYEKRNIAVEIPVWDEKLCIQCAICSFVCPHAAIRVKAYPAEALAGAPAGFKCADSKIAELKEHKVTFQVAPEDCTGCGACAHNCPAKDKENPAHKALDMQFQPPLRAAEAANYHFFLGLPDLDPALVKLDTLRGSQLVRPLFEYSGACAGCGETPYLKLMSQLFGDRALIANATGCTSIYGGNLPTTPWAKRADGRGPAWSNSLFEDNAEFGYGMRLAVDKFNQAARELVEKLLTCGCGSCTAIAPLMREILDADQSGQAAIEAQRARVAKLKEALAGCEEEAATQLLPIADYLVQKSVWCVGGDGWAYDIGYGGLDHVIASGKNVNILVLDTEVYSNTGGQASKSTPIGAVAQFAAGGKSMAKKDLGMMAMAYGHVYVASVSLANPGQVVKAFIEAEAYDGPSLIIAYSHCIAHGIDMTRGVDEQKKAVSSGYWPLYRYNPALAAQGKNPLQLDSKAPTTSFEEYAGGENRYKVLRKMNPEAAEQLMQKASAWAADRFDYYTKLAALSFGEDGKQ, from the coding sequence ATGAGCAGAAAAATGGTAACCATAGACGGCAACACCGCGGCCGCCCACGTGGCCCATGCCACCAACGAGGTGATCGCGATCTACCCGATCACCCCCTCGTCGGTGATGGGGGAGATCTCCGACGCGAAGAGCGCGGCGGGTGAGAAGAACATCTGGGGCACGGTGCCGCTGGTCTCCGAGCTGCAGTCCGAGGGGGGCGCCGCCGGGGCGGTGCACGGTGCGCTGCAGGCGGGGGCTCTCACCACGACCTTCACGGCGAGCCAGGGGCTTTTGCTGATGATCCCCAATATGTACAAGATCGCCGGCGAGCTCACCTCCACCGTGTTCCACGTCTCGGCCCGCGCCATCGCCACCCAGGCGCTCTCGATCTTCGGGGACCATTCCGACGTCATGTCCTGCCGTGCCACCGGCTGGGCCATGCTCTGCTCCAACAACGTGCAGGAGGTGATGGACTTCGCCCTGATCGCCCAGGCGGCGACGCTGCGTTCCCGGATCCCGTTCCTGCACTTCTTCGACGGTTTCCGCACCTCCCACGAGGTGCAGAAGGTGGAGGCGCTCTCCTACGACGACATGCGCGCCATGATCGACAACGAGCTGGTCAACGCGCACCGGGCCCGCTGCCTCACCCCGGACCGGCCGGTCCTGCGCGGCAGTGCCCAGAACCCGGACGTCTACTTCCAGGGGCGCGAGACGGTGAACCGCTTCTATCCGGCCACCATCGATATCGTGGAGAAGGAGATGGAGAAGTTCGCGGCACTCACCGGGCGCAGGTACGGCGTGGTCGAGTACGCAGGCGCGCCCGACGCCGAGCGGGTCATCGTCATCATGGGCTCCGGCGCGGACACCGTGCAGGAGACGGTGGCGACCCTGAACGCGCGTGGAGAGAAGGTCGGCGTGGTGAAGATCCATCTGTATCGCCCCTTCCCACTCAAGGCTTTCGTGCAGGCGCTTCCCGCGTCGGTGCGCCGCATCGCGGTCCTGGACCGGACCAAGGAGCCCGGCGCACTGGGCGAGCCGCTCTACCTCGACGTGCGCACCGCCATCGGCGAGGGGATGGCGGCCGGAATGAGCAACTTCGTCGGCTACCCGGTCATCGTCGGGGGGCGCTACGGCCTGGGCTCCAAGGAGTTCACCCCGGCCATGGTCAAGGCGGTCTTCGACAACCTGAACGAGGCGCAGCCCAAGAGCAACTTCGTGGTCGGCATCAACGACGACGTGACCGGCGCGAGCCTCGACTACGACAGCTCCTTCAGGACCGCGATGGAGGGGACCTACGAGGCGATGTTCTTCGGTCTTGGTTCCGACGGCACGGTGGGGGCCAACAAGAACTCCATCAAGATCATCGGTGAGGCGACCGACAACTATGCCCAGGCCTACTTCGTCTACGACTCCAAGAAGGCCGGTACCATCACGACCTCGCACCTGCGCTTCGGCAAGAAGCCGATCAACGCGCCGTACCTGATCGACAACGCCGACTTCGTCGCCTGCCACAACTTCACCTTCCTGGAGAAGTACGACATGCTGGGCAAGGCGAAGCCCGGCGCCACCTTCCTGCTCTGCTCGCCGTTCGACCACGGCGAGGTCTGGGAGAAGATGCCGGTCGAGGTGCAGAAGCAGATCATCGACAAGAAGCTCAAGGTCTACACCATCAACGCCATCAAGCTCGCCGAGGAGCTGGGCCTTGGTGCCCGCATCAACGTGATCATGCAGACCGCCTTCTTCAAGATCTCCGGCATCATCGAGCTCTCGAGCGCCATCGCCGAGATCAAGGGGGCCATCAAGAAGAGCTACGGCAAGGCGGGCGAGAAGGTCGTGGCCATGAACAACGCCGCCGTGGACCAGGCGCTTTTGAACATCCACGAGGTGGCCGTCCCGGCGGCAGCGTCGAGCGCCATCACCATGCCGCCGCCGGTCGGGGCGGGCGCGCCGCACTTCGTGAAGGAGGTCACCGGCCGCATCATCGCGGGCTTCGGCGACGACCTGCCGGTCTCGGCGCTGCCCATCGACGGCACCTTCCCCACCGCGACCTCGCAGTACGAGAAGCGCAACATCGCGGTTGAGATCCCGGTGTGGGACGAGAAACTCTGCATCCAGTGCGCCATCTGCTCCTTCGTCTGCCCGCACGCAGCCATCCGCGTCAAGGCCTACCCGGCCGAGGCCCTCGCCGGCGCACCGGCAGGGTTCAAGTGCGCCGACTCCAAGATCGCGGAACTCAAGGAGCACAAGGTGACCTTCCAGGTCGCCCCCGAGGACTGCACCGGCTGCGGCGCCTGCGCCCACAACTGCCCGGCCAAGGACAAGGAGAACCCGGCCCACAAGGCGCTGGACATGCAGTTCCAGCCTCCCTTACGTGCCGCCGAGGCCGCCAACTACCACTTCTTCCTGGGGCTTCCCGACCTCGACCCGGCGCTGGTCAAGCTGGACACCCTGCGCGGCAGCCAGCTGGTGCGCCCCCTGTTCGAGTACTCCGGCGCCTGCGCCGGCTGCGGCGAGACACCGTACCTGAAGCTCATGTCGCAGCTCTTCGGCGATCGTGCGCTCATCGCCAACGCCACCGGCTGCACCTCGATCTACGGCGGCAACCTCCCCACCACGCCGTGGGCGAAGCGTGCCGACGGGCGCGGCCCGGCCTGGTCCAACTCGCTGTTCGAGGACAATGCCGAGTTCGGTTACGGCATGAGGCTCGCGGTGGACAAGTTCAACCAGGCGGCACGGGAGCTCGTAGAAAAGCTCCTTACCTGCGGCTGCGGCAGCTGCACGGCGATCGCGCCGCTGATGCGGGAGATCCTCGATGCCGACCAGTCCGGCCAGGCCGCCATCGAGGCGCAGCGCGCCCGCGTGGCGAAGCTCAAGGAGGCCCTGGCCGGCTGCGAGGAGGAGGCTGCCACACAGCTCCTTCCCATCGCGGACTACCTGGTGCAGAAGTCGGTCTGGTGCGTGGGTGGCGACGGCTGGGCCTACGACATCGGCTACGGCGGCCTGGATCACGTCATCGCCTCGGGCAAGAACGTGAACATCCTGGTGCTGGACACCGAGGTCTACTCCAACACCGGCGGCCAGGCCTCCAAGTCGACCCCGATCGGCGCGGTGGCGCAGTTCGCGGCCGGCGGGAAGTCCATGGCCAAGAAGGACCTCGGCATGATGGCCATGGCCTACGGCCACGTCTACGTGGCGTCGGTTTCCCTGGCCAACCCCGGGCAGGTGGTAAAGGCGTTCATCGAGGCCGAGGCCTATGACGGTCCCTCGCTCATCATCGCCTACTCGCACTGCATCGCGCACGGCATCGACATGACCCGCGGCGTGGACGAGCAGAAGAAGGCGGTCTCCTCCGGCTACTGGCCGCTGTACCGCTACAACCCGGCCCTGGCGGCGCAGGGCAAAAACCCCCTGCAGCTGGACAGCAAGGCGCCCACGACCAGTTTCGAGGAGTACGCGGGGGGCGAAAACCGCTACAAGGTGCTCAGGAAGATGAATCCCGAGGCGGCGGAGCAGCTGATGCAAAAGGCGAGCGCCTGGGCCGCGGACCGCTTCGACTACTACACCAAGCTCGCCGCGCTCAGCTTCGGCGAGGACGGCAAACAGTAA
- a CDS encoding DUF4124 domain-containing protein: MRRTTMLAAVLILAAPALVLSGTYQWRDDAGTVHFTDDSERIPDRYLKRAQEVDSAGAAKPAATAPKQDAPVAPAAKGVGAAPEGDVTSAQRTRLTAELARLRGGLEGKKKELQRLHHKWMVAKGRTPTLDEAKEFQKELAERKTSDKQNPYISKNSALSSSGAARAAYYKKLVEVREDDARVQQLERELEALK; the protein is encoded by the coding sequence ATGCGACGTACCACGATGCTTGCCGCTGTTTTGATCCTTGCAGCACCCGCGCTGGTCCTTAGCGGCACCTACCAGTGGCGCGACGATGCCGGAACCGTTCATTTCACCGACGATTCCGAGCGGATTCCCGACCGATACCTGAAGCGCGCGCAGGAGGTCGATTCCGCAGGCGCCGCGAAGCCCGCGGCGACCGCCCCCAAACAGGACGCCCCGGTGGCGCCCGCCGCAAAGGGAGTCGGTGCGGCACCCGAGGGTGACGTGACTAGCGCCCAGCGCACCCGGCTTACCGCGGAGCTGGCGCGGCTCCGCGGCGGACTGGAGGGGAAGAAAAAGGAACTGCAGAGGCTGCATCACAAGTGGATGGTGGCCAAGGGACGTACCCCGACCCTGGATGAGGCCAAGGAATTCCAGAAGGAACTGGCCGAGAGGAAGACGAGCGACAAGCAAAATCCCTATATAAGTAAGAACAGTGCCTTGTCTTCGTCGGGTGCCGCCCGTGCCGCTTACTACAAGAAGCTCGTGGAAGTCCGCGAGGACGACGCGCGGGTGCAGCAGCTGGAGCGCGAGCTCGAGGCGCTTAAATGA